The Lates calcarifer isolate ASB-BC8 linkage group LG6, TLL_Latcal_v3, whole genome shotgun sequence genome includes a region encoding these proteins:
- the cebpb gene encoding CCAAT/enhancer-binding protein beta produces the protein MEVAGFYDEGSFAFHTRDSIISPIGGGSYWRLGDSMSELGIEERERAIDFSVYLDSALHCPQLAAQTQQQHHQHHQQQQGDVYPDFLAENKIKRVTALQNYKNYSLLNELETSQCDNLRDPREPYSLGYTELQETRVDSVLSPELVGSRYRAAAAAAERDDSQEDAKMENGSSGFDMRSYLHYQSTSGSLGNISTASSTCSSPPGTPAPSGKSRSPSHGGKMSSGKAKKRLDKDSEEYRLRRERNNLAVRKSRDKAKMRNLETQHKVLELAAENDRLQKRVEQLSRELATLRNLLSATGQC, from the coding sequence ATGGAAGTGGCCGGTTTCTACGACGAGGGCAGCTTTGCTTTCCACACCAGAGACAGCATTATCAGTCCCATCGGCGGCGGCTCTTACTGGAGGCTCGGCGACTCGATGTCGGAGCTGGGCATTGAAGAGCGGGAGAGAGCGATAGACTTCAGTGTTTACCTGGATTCAGCTTTGCACTGTCCGCAGCTGGCGGCGCagacgcagcagcagcaccaccagcaccaccagcagcagcagggggaCGTTTACCCAGATTTCCTGGCGGAGAACAAGATCAAGAGAGTTACAGCTTTACAGAACTACAAGAACTACTCGCTGTTGAACGAGCTGGAGACGAGTCAGTGCGACAACTTGCGGGACCCCAGGGAGCCCTACTCGCTGGGTtacactgagctgcaggagaCCCGTGTGGATAGTGTGCTCAGCCCTGAACTCGTCGGGAGTCGCTACAgagctgccgctgctgctgctgagagagacGACAGTCAGGAAGACGCAAAGATGGAGAACGGGTCGTCTGGTTTTGACATGAGGTCCTACCTTCATTACCAGTCCACCAGCGGCAGCCTTGGAAACATCTCCACCGCGTCTTCGACTTGCTCCAGCCCGCCCGGCACACCTGCCCCGTCAGGTAAAAGCAGGTCACCGTCGCACGGCGGCAAAATGTCCAGCGGGAAGGCAAAGAAACGCCTGGACAAGGACAGTGAAGAGTACAGGCTGAGGCGGGAGAGGAACAATCTCGCCGTGAGGAAGAGCAGGGACAAAGCCAAGATGCGCAACTTGGAGACTCAACATAAAGTGCTGGAACTGGCTGCGGAGAACGATCGTTTACAAAAGCGCGTGGAGCAGCTGTCCAGAGAGCTGGCCACCCTGCGCAACCTGCTCTCTGCCACCGGACAATgttag